The Drechmeria coniospora strain ARSEF 6962 chromosome 02, whole genome shotgun sequence genome has a segment encoding these proteins:
- a CDS encoding ABC transporter family protein: MTDPPENKEPRPQDPTLNARAEASLPSNPSSEVFSEPSVDDKPGCGVVKTESVRDDDDDDDDDDDDKEAHGNGHGRGLDLTTSCATDASATTDAVSRAAGDATDTSRKPWYRKVNPLRWGGVPEVPAERIVSREHKAGFCSQLTFQWMTPLMTTGYKRPLEQSDIWAVNPDRAVEPLTVKVRDAFQRRIDKGQKNPLLYALHDAFRFDFWLGAVCALLGTVLQVLSPFTLRFLIQFATNAYLAQASNTPAPPIGHGIGLVLGITAMQIVQSFCISHFIYRGMLVGGQGRSVLIGMIYEKAMVISGRAKAGGARETLVPEEEGGQETTDEKGGRREEANEDKKVNDKQANDKQANDKQANDKKANDKKANDKKANDKKANDDKDGVGWANGRIVNLMSVDTYRIDQASALFHLTWASPVATLVTLVLLLVNLTYSALAGFGLLVVGVPALTRAIRSLFRRRKAINKITDQRVSLTQEILHSVRFVKYFGWEEAFMGRLGQFRAKEIHAIQVLLAIRNAINAVSMSMPIFASMLSFITYSLTNHDLAPAQVFSSLALFNGLRIPLNLLPLVLGQVTDAWSSLQRIEAFLAEEEQEEDLILSPHADAAVELIDASFTWERTPTQDPDRGNVAGAAKAEKAAATEAGTDDDAVRSASSKGDASGAPSDRREAFGIRDLSFKAGRNELIAVIGTVGSGKSSLLAALAGDMRKTNGDVVFGASRAFCPQYAWIQNTTLQSNITFGKKLDRPWYNRVIDACALQADLDMLPHGDLTEIGERGITISGGQKQRLNIARAIYFDADVVLMDDPLSAVDAHVGRHIFDNAILGLLKDKCRILATHQLWVLSRCDRIVWMEAGKIRAVDTFPNLMRDHEAFQALMETTAVEKSGEDDDDEEAQPANAEAETKKKGKSRKSAALMQQEEKAQASVPWSVYGAYVRASGSMWNAPLVLVILVLSQGANIMTSLWLSYWTSDKFSLSTGVYIGIYASLGVLQALLMFLFSVLLSILGTTSSKVMLRRAVTRVLRAPMSFFDTTPLGRITNRFSRDVDVMDNNLTDAIRMYFFTLAMVTAVFALIISFFYYFAIALVPLYVLFIFAASYYRASAREVKRFESVLRSHVFAKFSEGLSGVASIRAYGLKSQFVDELRGSIDEMNSAYYLTFSNQRWLSIRLDMIGAALVFTVGVLVVTSRFAVNPSIGGLVLSYILSIVQLLQFSIRQLAEVENGMNAVERIHYYGTELEEEAPLRTVTLRESWPEKGEIVFEDVQMRYRENLPLVLRGFTVRVRGGERLGIVGRTGAGKSSIMSTLFRLVEISGGSIAIDGLDIATVGLHDLRSRLAIIPQDPTLFQGTVRSNLDPFNEHTDLELWSALRQADLVPAEASLEDGQADPSRIHLDSVVEEDGLNFSLGQRQLMALSRALVRGSQIIVCDEATSSVDMETDDKIQRTMATGFKGKTLLCIAHRLHTIVGYDRICVMDAGRIAELDTPRALWEQGGIFRGMCDRSGIRVEDIDSARESMTVLDAAGESSGI, from the exons ATGACGGATCCCCCCGAAAACAAGGAACCTCGGCCACAGGACCCGACCTTGAATGCCCGTGCCGAGGCCTCGCTGCCCAGCAACCCCAGCAGCGAAGTATTTAGCGAACCGTCTGTCGATGACAAGCCGGGTTGTGGCGTCGTCAAGACGGAGAGTGTacgggatgacgacgacgacgacgacgacgacgacgacgacaaggaagCACATGGCAATGGCCATGGTCGAGGCCTCGACTTGACGACGAGTTGTGCAACCGACGCCAGTGCCACGACAGATGCCGTGTCCCGTGCCGCCGGGGATGCCACCGACACCAGTCGGAAGCCGTGGTACCGAAAGGTGAACCCGCTGCGTTGGGGTGGCGTTCCCGAGGTGCCGGCCGAACGCATCGTCTCGCGCGAGCACAAGGCTGGTTTCTGCAGCCAACTGACGTTTCAATGGATGACACCACTGATGACG ACTGGATACAAACGCCCGCTCGAGCAGAGCGACATCTGGGCCGTCAACCCGGaccgcgccgtcgagccccTCACCGTCAAGGTGCGAGACGCCTTCCAGCGACGCATCGACAAGGGGCAAAAGAACCCGCTGCTGTACGCTCTCCACGACGCCTTCCGCTTCGATTTctggctcggcgccgtctgcGCCTTGCTGGGCACCGTCCTGCAGGTTCTCTCGCCCTTCACCCTCCGCTTTCTGATCCAGTTCGCCACCAACGCCTACCTCGCCCAGGCCTCCAACACCCCCGCGCCTCCCATCGGCCACGGCATCGGGCTGGTCCTCGGCATCACGGCCATGCAGATTGTCCAGAGCTTCTGCATAAGCCACTTCATCTACCGGGgcatgctcgtcggcggccagggcCGTAGCGTTCTCATCGGCATGATCTACGAAAAGGCCATGGTCATCTCCGGCagggccaaggccggcggtGCGCGAGAGACGCTCGTGCCCGAAGAGGAGGGCGGCCaggagacgacggacgaAAAGGGCGGCCGGCGCGAGGAGGCAAACGAGGACAAAAAGGTCAACGACAAACAGGCCAACGACAAACAGGCCAACGACAAACAGGCCAACGACAAAAAGGCCAACGACAAAAAGGCCAACGACAAAAAGGCCAACGACAAAAAGGccaacgacgacaaggacggcgtcggctggGCCAACGGTCGCATCGTCAACCTCATGAGTGTCGACACCTATCGCATCGATCAAGCTTCGGCGCTCTTCCACCTGACCTGGGCCTCCcccgtcgccaccctcgtcaccctggtcctgctgctcgtcaaCCTGACCTACAGCGCCCTTGCCGGCttcggcctgctcgtcgtcggcgtgcccGCGCTGACGCGAGCGATAAGGAGTCTGTTCCGCCGGAGAAAGGCCATCAACAAAATCACCGATCAGCGCGTCTCCTTGACCCAGGAGATTCTGCACTCCGTCCGCTTCGTCAAGTATTTTGGATGGGAGGAGGCCTTCATGGGCCGCTTGGGCCAGTTCCGCGCCAAGGAAATCCACGCCATCCAGGTCTTGCTGGCCATTCGAAATGCCATCAACGCCGTCAGCATGTCGATGCCCATCTTCGCCTCCATGCTTTCCTTCATCACCTACTCCCTGACCAATCACGACCTCGCTCCGGCCCAAGTCTTCTCCTCCCTCGCCTTGTTCAACGGTCTCCGCATCCCGCTGAACCTTCTTCCCCTCGTCCTGGGACAGGTTACCGACGCTTGGTCGTCGCTCCAGAGAATCGaggccttcctcgccgaggaggagcaggaggaagACCTGATTCTGAGCCcgcatgccgacgccgccgtcgagctgatCGACGCATCCTTCACCTGGGAGAGAACCCCTACGCAGGACCCGGACAGGGGCAACGTTGCCGGtgcggccaaggccgagaaggctgcggcgaccgaggcgggcaccgacgacgacgctgtccgctcggcatcctcgaaaGGCGATGCTTCCGGTGCCCCTTCGGACCGGCGAGAGGCCTTCGGCATCCGGGACTTGAGCTTCAAGGCCGGTCGGAACGAActcatcgccgtcatcggaACGGTTGGAAGCGGCAAGAGCTCTCTGCTTGCCGCCTTGGCTGGGGACATGCGCAAGACGAatggcgacgtcgtcttTGGTGCCTCGAGAGCCTTCTGTCCGCAGTACGCTTGGATACAGAACACGACGCTGCAGAGCAACATCACCTTTGGCAAGAAGCTCGACAGGCCGTGGTACAATCGAGTCATCGACGC ATGCGCCCTGCAAGCCGACCTCGACATGCTGCCTCATGGCGACCTGACCGAAatcggcgagcgaggcatCACCATCTCCGGCGGCCAAAAGCAGCGCCTGAACATTGCCCGCGCCATCTACTTTGACGCCGACGTTGTGCTCATGGACGATCCTCtgagcgccgtcgacgcgcacGTGGGGCGTCACATCTTCGAcaacgccatcctcggcctcctcaaGGACAAGTGTCGCATCCTCGCCACCCACCAGCTGTGGGTTCTCTCCCGCTGCGACCGCATCGTCTGGATGGAGGCGGGCAAGATCCGAGCCGTCGACACCTTTCCCAACCTCATGCGAGACCACGAGGCCTTCCAGGCGCTCATGGAAACGACGGCGGTCGAGAagagcggcgaggacgacgacgacgaggaagcccaGCCCGCAAacgccgaggcggagacgaagaagaaggggAAGAGCAGGAAAAGCGCCGCCCTGATGCAGCAGGAGGAAAAGGCCCAGGCAAGCGTCCCCTGGTCCGTCTATGGCGCGTACGTCCGCGCCTCGGGGTCCATGTGGAACGCGCCCCTCGttctcgtcatcctcgtcctctcccaGGGTGCCAACATCATGACGAGCCTGTGGCTCTCCTACTGGACCTCGGACAAGTTTTCTCTTTCCACGGGCGTCTACATTGGCATCTACGCCTCGCTCGGTGTCCTTCAGGCCCTGTTGATGTTCCTCTTCTCCGTCCTCCTCTCCATCCTCGGCACGACGTCCTCCAAGGTCATGCTGCGCAGGGCCGTCACCCGCGTGCTTCGCGCTCCCATGTCGTTCTTCGACACGACGCCCCTGGGACGCATCACGAACCGCTTCTCgcgagacgtcgacgtcatGGACAACAACCTGACGGACGCCATCCGCATGTACTTTTTCACCCTCGCCATGGTcaccgccgtcttcgccctcATCATTTCCTTCTTCTACTActtcgccatcgccctcgtccccctcTACGTCCTCTTCATCTTCGCCGCTTCGTACTACAGGGCGTCGGCCCGCGAGGTGAAGCGGTTCGAGTCCGTCCTGCGGTCCCACGTTTTCGCCAAGTTCAGCGAGGGCCTCAGCGGCGTCGCCTCCATCCGCGCGTACGGGCTGAAGTCGCagttcgtcgacgagctccgagGGTCGATTGACGAGATGAACAGCGCGTACTACCTCACCTTTTCGAACCAGAGGTGGCTGTCCATTCGTCTCGACATGATCGgtgccgccctcgtcttcaccgtcggcgtcttgGTCGTCACGTCTCGCTTCGCCGTGAACCCTTCCATCGGCGGTCTCGTGCTGAGCTACATCCTTTCCATCGTCCAGCTGTTGCAGTTTTCCATCcgccagctcgccgaggtggaGAACGGCATGAACGCCGTGGAGCGCATCCACTACTACGGCACCGAGCTAGAGGAGGAGGCACCGCTGCGCACGGTTACCTTGCGCGAAAGCTGGCCGGAGAAGGGAGAGATTGTGTTTGAAGACGTTCAGATGAGGTATCGCGAGAACCTGCCCTTGGTGCTGCGGGGGTTCACCGTGCGCGTCCgtggcggcgagcgtctcggcatcgtcggtcgTACAGGTGCCGGCAAGAGCTCCATCATGAGCACGCTCTTCCGCCTCGTCGAAATATCCGGGGGatccatcgccatcgacgggctcgacatTGCCACGGTCGGCCTGCACGACTTGCGCTCTCGACTCGCCATCATCCCGCAGGATCCGACCCTCTTCCAGGGCACCGTCCGCAGCAACCTGGACCCTTTCAACGAGCACACCGACCTCGAGCTCTGGTCGGCCCTGCGGCAGGCCGATCTCGTGCCGGCGGAAGCTTCGTTGGAGGACGGTCAGGCGGATCCCTCGCGCATCCACCTCGACtctgtcgtcgaggaggatgggcTCAACTTCTCGCTGGGACAGCGACAACTCATGGCCCTGTCGCGCGCCCTCGTGCGTGGCTCGCAAATCATTGTCTGCGACGAGGCAACCTCGTCGGTCGACATGGAGACGGACGACAAGATCCAACGCACCATGGCCACAGGCTTCAAGGGCAAGACCCTTTTATGCATCGCCCATCGGCTGCACACCATCGTCGGCTACGACCGCATCTGCGTCATGGACGCGGgccgcatcgccgagctggaTACCCCCCGCGCGCTGTGGGAACAGGGCGGCATCTTCAGAGGCATGTGCGATCGAAGCGGAATCCGCGTAGAGGATATTGATAGTGCCAGGGAGAGCATGACGGTTTTGGATGCAGCGGGAGAATCGAGCGGGATCTGA
- a CDS encoding exosomal core protein CSL4 encodes MAVDDVPSVAVPGTVLGPITKYAAGLGTHVHDGHVVSSLLGRVAVTPSARPPGPAKRLNKITGVAAEGSTTLSVTRHGKRREILPDVGNVVLARVVRLMPKQAIVVIQQVGDTVLQTEWQGVIRLQDVRATEKDKVKMYESFKPGDIVRAQVISLGDQANYYLSTAANEQGVIMATSEAGNDMVPVNWKEYKDPETGLTELRKVAKPS; translated from the exons atggccgtcgacgacgtgcccTCCGTTGCCGTGCCAGGCACTGTCCTCGGACCCATCACGAAATACGCCGCTGGCCTCGGCACCCACGTgcacgacggccacgtcgtctcctccctcctcggccgagtcgccgTCACCCCCTCCGCGAGGCCACCGGGACCGGCCAAGCGACTGAACAAGATCACGGGCGTCGCGGCGGAAGGGTCGACGACGCTGTCCGTGACGAGGCACGGCAAGAGGCGCGAGATCCTCCCCGACGTGGGCAACGTCGTGCTGGCGCGCGTCGTCCGTTTGATGCCCAAgcaggccatcgtcgtcatccagCAGGTCGGCGACACCGTGCTGCAGACGGAGTGGCAGGGCGTCATCCGTCTCCAAGACGTGCGCGCCACCGAAAAGGACAAGGTCAAGATGTACGAGTCGTTCAAGCCGGGCGACATTGTTCGTGCCCAGGTG ATTTCGCTGGGAGACCAAGCCAACTACTACCtttcgacggcggccaacgaGCAAGGCGTcatcatggcgacgagcgaggccgGCAACGACATGGTGCCCGTCAACTGGAAGGAGTACAAGGACCCCGAGACGGGATTGACGGAGCTCAGGAAGGTGGCCAAGCCGAGCTGA
- a CDS encoding CSI2 protein-like protein: MRPSNYVAGPAALLWTTLGSLAAFAVPVMAADSDSADGDAANSSPAPKAANAKSSSSSKPAAAATTDEAAPTTTTKSSKTSKVSITNTGPLATKTPVAVPTITGGGAKDSNAGPIAFPTLTRNVIPTYPAPTVPPTKNAPFMQQSTLPDGTVFICVGAVLGVLGLAILLWRAIISLLLHRSVKRAAMDQHIAGGKTGFPAPPAPFYKYTDQSSTPSFAAGVGAVPAGRGVRRTTRVPVPSATPSQSNLFFSPTAATSNAAGVRASSYLPSGFYASGSGNSNHTNSISLSNLRPDSRGPHLAPARNTLSQSPPDSPQYPARRDTSLMSPSSLNLTALSPGQRAPSAYLEDLLADDPNALPPPQMPHTHGGRSSSGRTDSLPNRIE; this comes from the coding sequence ATGCGGCCCTCAAACTACGTTGCAGGGCCGGCGGCCCTCCTGTGGACGACGCTCggctccttggccgcctttgccgttcccgtcatggccgccgatTCGGattccgccgacggcgatgccgccaaTTCATCGCCGGCCCCCAAGGCAGCGAATgccaagtcgtcgtcgtcgtccaagccGGCCGCTgcggccacgacggacgaggctgctcccacgacgacgacaaagtCCTCCAAGACGTCCAAGGTCAGCATCACCAACACGGGCCCGCTGGCGACCAAgacgcccgtcgccgtccctACAatcaccggcggcggcgccaaggaTTCCAACGCCGGGCCCATCGCCTTCCCGACCTTGACCAGAAATGTCATCCCGACCTATCCCGCGCCTACCGTTCCGCCGACCAAGAACGCGCCCTTTATGCAGCAATCCACCTTGCCCGACGGGACCGTCTTCAtctgcgtcggcgccgtgctcggcgtcttgggcctcgccatcctcctctgGCGCGCCATCATCAGCCTTCTCCTTCACCGCTCCGTCAAGCGCGCCGCCATGGACCAGCacatcgccggcggcaagacCGGATTCCCCGCGCCCCCTGCGCCCTTTTACAAGTACACCGATCAGTCTTCGACGCCGTctttcgccgccggcgtcggcgccgtgcccGCCGGTCGCGGCGTCCGACGCACCACTCGCGTCCCCGTCCCCTCGGCCACGCCGAGCCAGTCGAACCTCTTCTTTTCtcccacggcggcgacgagcaatGCGGCCGGCGTTCGGGCTTCCTCGTATCTGCCCTCGGGCTTCTACGCCTCTGGATCCGGGAATTCGAACCACACCAACTCCATCAGCCTCAGCAATCTTCGTCCCGATTCGCGGGGACCGCATCTCGCTCCTGCGCGGAACACCCTGAGCCAATCACCCCCCGACTCGCCTCAGTACCCGGCTAGGAGAGACACGAGCCTCATGAGCCCCAGCTCCCTCAACCTCACCGCCCTCTCCCCGGGACAGCGGGCGCCGAGCGCCTACCTCGAGGACCTCCTTGCCGACGACCCGAACGCGCTCCCTCCGCCCCAGATGCCCCACACCCACGGTGGGCGAAGCTCGAGTGGCAGAACGGACAGCCTACCGAATCGCATCGAGTAG
- a CDS encoding UPF0220 domain protein has translation MAYRVPTVYDSHPDTLRRNSSAIDRRFLDTHVAGPPPLRFSSSSTPSDASASASSALLLLVDSLRRLRLRLLPPTPTANVPTSSRIHDGQHGMEEERLWKFRKPEWLNTVWARSSGIYGAGALFSLAFYVMLDSAVWSKSARNGSSIHVKFVDWLPLIFSSLGMLIINSVEKQRLSADSFSYSGSGVAWKARVVLFLGFASLAGGMAGGVTVFVLKFIVPGVAMPALGMGIENVVSNALVGLSACDNTCATEQLLSTSKHALAKHAPTKHVNTKHKSRQHQPSPLGTSSLHSPRHRLRTPPERADDPAPMSERLRRPETGAVRARGTKTSDTVRPNLFRSQLTRRPTATSSAHPTETLRLADVDVLSDSSEIVVRNPQGEIELGDPPALPLEEQDEQAEDRREAERERRRLAEAVKHHAVNHGAVADQPEAEELLEAVRADLRAKVAALADDNWMFEAEEPTRG, from the exons ATGgcctacagagtacctaCCGTatacga CTCGCATCCCGATACGCTTCGTCGAAATTCATCCGCCATCGaccgccgcttcctcgacacGCACGTCGCCGGTCCGCCTCCTCTgcgcttctcctcctcgtcgactccCTCCgacgcctccgcctccgcctcctctgcgcttctcctcctcgtcgactccCTCCGACGCCTCCGCCTTCGCCTCCTccctccgacgccgacagcaAACGTTCCGACCTCGAGCCGGATCCACGACGGGCAGCACGGCATGGAGGAAGAGCGTCTCTGGAAGTTCAGAAAGCCCGAGTGGCTGAACACGGTCTGGGCCCGCAGCTCCGGCATCTACGGCGCCGGTGCCCTG TTCTCGCTCGCCTTCTACGTCAtgctcgactcggccgtctgGTCCAAGTCGGCCCGCAACGGCTCCAGCATCCACGTCAAGTTCGTCGACTGGCTACCGCTCATCTTCTCGAGCCTCGGCATGCTCATCATCAACTCGGTCGAGAAGCAACGGCTCAGCGCCGACTCCTTCAGCTACAGCGGGTCGGGCGTCGCCTGGAAAGCccgcgtcgtcctcttcctcggcttcgcctcgctcgccggaggcatggccggcggcgtcaccgtcttcgtcctcaaGTTCATCGTGCCCGGCGTGGCCATGCCGGCTCTCGGCATGGGCATCGAGAACGTCGTGAGCAACGCGCTCGTTGGTTTGAG tGCGTGTGACaatacttgtgcaa CTGAACAGCTGTTGAGCACCTCCAAGCACGCACTCGCCAAGCACGCTCCCACCAAGCACGTCAACACCAAGCACAAATCACGTCAACACCAACCCAGTCCCCTCGGCACCTCTTCACTTCACTCCCCGCGTCATCGTCTTCGCACACCGCCCGAGCGAGCAGACGACCCTGCCCCCATGAGCGAGCGCCTTCGACGCCCGGAAACCGGCGCGGTGCGAGCCAGGGGCACGAAGACGAGCGACACGGTGCGGCCCAACCTCTTCCGCAGCCAGCTCACGCGACGtcccacggcgacgagctcggcgcaCCCGACCGAGACGCTtcggctcgccgacgtcgacgtcctaTCCGACTCGTCCGAGATTGTCGTCCGCAACCCCCAGGGCGAgatcgagctcggcgacccCCCCGCGCTGCCCCTCGAGGAGCAGGatgagcaggccgaggaccGGCGCGAGGCGGAGC GAGAGAGGAGGCgcttggccgaggcggtgaAGCATCACGCCGTGAaccacggcgccgtcgccgaccaaCCAGAAG CAgaggagctcctcgaggccgttCGAGCCGACCTCAGGGCAAAGGTGGCCGCcctggccgacgacaacTGGATGTTTGAGGCGGAGGAGCCGACGCGCGGATAA